From uncultured Roseateles sp., the proteins below share one genomic window:
- a CDS encoding ABC transporter ATP-binding protein — MSADNIPTLEVRDLQTRFHTRGGVLPVVDGVSFTLGRGKVLGLVGESGSGKSVTGFSIMGLVDPPGRVEGGQVLFKGKDLMLMSEPERRALRGNRIAMIFQDPMATLNPVLRVDAQMLEAVHAHVKMPAADARQLAADTLGLMGIASPEERLRAYPHQLSGGMRQRVAIAIALLHEPDLIIADEPTTALDVTIQAQILSEMQKLVSERGTSLIWISHDLSVVAGLADEIAVMYAGRIVEHGTVDEVLDRPQHPYTQGLIASLPSANQSGTRLRQIAGMAPNLLHMPGGCAFAPRCPRASSVCDAKPDMRTHAGHTVRCFHPGPAVEMLA; from the coding sequence ATGAGCGCCGACAACATTCCCACCCTTGAGGTCCGCGATCTGCAGACCCGCTTCCACACCCGTGGCGGCGTGCTGCCGGTGGTCGACGGCGTGTCGTTCACCCTGGGCCGCGGCAAGGTGCTGGGCCTGGTCGGCGAATCGGGCTCGGGCAAGTCGGTGACCGGCTTCTCCATCATGGGCCTGGTCGATCCGCCGGGCAGGGTCGAAGGGGGTCAGGTCCTGTTCAAGGGCAAGGATCTGATGCTGATGTCCGAGCCCGAGCGGCGCGCGCTGCGCGGCAACCGCATCGCGATGATCTTCCAGGACCCGATGGCGACGCTGAATCCGGTGCTGCGCGTCGATGCGCAGATGCTGGAGGCCGTCCATGCCCACGTCAAGATGCCGGCCGCCGATGCACGGCAACTGGCCGCCGACACTCTGGGGCTGATGGGCATCGCCAGCCCCGAGGAGCGGCTGCGCGCCTATCCGCACCAGCTGTCGGGCGGCATGCGCCAGCGCGTGGCCATCGCCATTGCGCTGCTGCACGAGCCCGACCTGATCATTGCCGACGAGCCGACCACGGCGCTGGACGTGACGATACAGGCGCAGATCCTGTCCGAGATGCAGAAGCTGGTCAGCGAGCGCGGCACCTCGCTGATCTGGATCAGCCACGACCTGTCGGTGGTGGCGGGCCTGGCCGACGAGATCGCGGTGATGTATGCCGGGCGCATCGTCGAGCACGGCACGGTGGACGAGGTGCTCGACCGGCCGCAACACCCCTACACCCAGGGCCTGATTGCCAGCCTGCCCAGCGCCAACCAGAGCGGCACGCGCCTGCGCCAGATTGCCGGCATGGCGCCGAATCTGCTGCACATGCCCGGCGGCTGCGCCTTCGCGCCACGCTGCCCGCGCGCCAGCAGCGTCTGCGACGCAAAACCGGACATGCGCACCCACGCAGGCCACACGGTGCGCTGCTTCCATCCCGGCCCTGCGGTGGAGATGCTGGCATGA
- a CDS encoding ABC transporter permease, which translates to MSKKQRTFDEHSIWWRVAADFLQSRVAVGGLIVLGLVVLAALVAPWITPQNPYDLMQLDVLDARLHPGTPSSAGGYTYWLGTDGQGRDLYSAIIYGLRISLLVGVGSALFAAVIGTLVGLLAAYAGGKVDAALMRLVDLLLSFPTILMALMILAYVGKGVGNVVLTLVLLEWAYYARTARGQALVETRREYVEAARGQGIPRWRILTGHILPNCLPPLLVIGALQIARAITLEATLSFLGLGVPITEPSLGLLISNGYQYLLSNEYWISFFPGLALLATIVAINLVGDQLRDVLNPRLQK; encoded by the coding sequence ATGAGCAAGAAACAACGCACCTTCGACGAGCATTCGATCTGGTGGCGCGTCGCCGCCGACTTCCTGCAATCGCGCGTCGCCGTCGGCGGGCTGATCGTGCTGGGCCTGGTGGTGCTGGCGGCGCTGGTCGCGCCCTGGATCACGCCGCAGAACCCCTACGACCTGATGCAGCTGGACGTGCTGGACGCCCGCCTGCACCCCGGCACGCCCAGCAGCGCCGGTGGCTACACCTACTGGCTGGGCACCGACGGCCAGGGCCGCGACCTCTACTCGGCCATCATCTACGGCCTGCGCATCAGTCTGCTGGTGGGCGTGGGCTCGGCCCTGTTCGCGGCCGTGATCGGCACCCTGGTCGGCCTGCTGGCGGCCTATGCCGGCGGCAAGGTCGATGCGGCGCTGATGCGGCTGGTGGACCTGCTGCTGTCCTTCCCGACCATTCTGATGGCGCTGATGATTCTGGCCTACGTGGGCAAGGGCGTGGGCAATGTCGTGCTGACCCTGGTGTTGCTGGAGTGGGCCTACTACGCCCGCACCGCGCGCGGGCAGGCGCTGGTGGAAACGCGGCGTGAATATGTGGAAGCGGCGCGCGGCCAGGGCATTCCGCGCTGGCGCATCCTGACCGGCCACATCCTGCCCAACTGCCTGCCGCCGCTGCTGGTCATCGGTGCGCTGCAGATTGCGCGCGCGATCACCCTGGAGGCCACGCTGTCCTTTCTGGGCCTGGGTGTGCCCATCACCGAGCCCTCGCTGGGCCTGTTGATCTCCAACGGCTACCAGTACCTGCTGTCCAACGAGTACTGGATCAGCTTCTTCCCCGGCCTGGCCCTGCTGGCCACCATCGTCGCCATCAATCTGGTCGGCGACCAGCTGCGCGATGTGCTGAACCCGAGGTTGCAGAAATGA
- a CDS encoding ABC transporter permease yields the protein MTAWLLRRIAQAALVVVLMTVIVFVGLHAIGNPVDILIGDDMNQQERLEAIARLGLDQPLWRQYLAFVDGALHGNLGKSFVYQEDAVRLILQRLPATMELAVGALLLAIVIGVPLGLFAGMKPEHPVSKSLMAASIVGFSLPAFWVALMFIMVFSVQLGWLPASGRGETRALLGIQWSWLTLDGLQHLILPAFNLALFKISLVLRLTRAGVREVLPQDYVKFARAKGLSPVRVVVMHVLRNTLIPLVTVLGLELGATIAYAVVTETIFAWPGAGKLILDSINSLDRPVVVAYLMVVVVIFVTLNLLVDLLYKLLDPRVRLEGAR from the coding sequence ATGACAGCCTGGCTGCTGCGCCGCATCGCCCAGGCCGCCCTGGTCGTCGTGCTGATGACGGTGATCGTGTTCGTCGGCCTGCATGCGATCGGCAACCCGGTCGACATCCTGATCGGCGACGACATGAACCAGCAGGAGCGGCTGGAGGCCATCGCCCGGCTGGGCCTGGACCAGCCGCTGTGGCGCCAGTACCTGGCCTTTGTCGATGGCGCGCTGCACGGCAATCTGGGCAAGAGCTTCGTCTACCAGGAAGACGCCGTGCGCCTGATCCTGCAGCGCCTGCCGGCGACGATGGAGCTGGCCGTTGGCGCCCTGCTGCTGGCGATTGTGATCGGCGTGCCGCTGGGCCTGTTCGCTGGCATGAAGCCCGAGCATCCCGTCTCGAAGTCACTGATGGCGGCCAGCATCGTCGGCTTCTCGCTGCCGGCCTTCTGGGTGGCGCTGATGTTCATCATGGTCTTCAGCGTGCAACTGGGCTGGCTGCCGGCCAGCGGCCGCGGCGAGACCCGCGCGCTGCTGGGCATCCAATGGTCCTGGTTGACGCTGGATGGTCTGCAGCACCTGATACTGCCGGCCTTCAATCTGGCCCTGTTCAAGATCTCGCTGGTGCTGCGCCTGACACGCGCCGGTGTGCGCGAGGTGCTGCCGCAGGACTATGTGAAGTTCGCCCGCGCCAAGGGCCTGAGCCCGGTGCGGGTGGTGGTCATGCATGTGCTGCGCAACACCTTGATTCCGCTGGTCACCGTGCTGGGCCTGGAGCTGGGCGCGACGATTGCCTATGCCGTCGTCACCGAGACCATCTTCGCCTGGCCCGGTGCGGGCAAGCTGATTCTGGACAGCATCAACTCGCTGGACCGGCCCGTCGTCGTCGCCTACCTGATGGTGGTGGTGGTGATCTTCGTCACCCTGAATCTGCTGGTCGATCTGCTCTACAAGCTGCTGGACCCGCGCGTGCGGCTGGAGGGCGCGCGATGA